A region of the Amycolatopsis sp. cg13 genome:
GTGAGCTGAAACCGGACCTGCCCGGCGGTGACCGCACCGTCCACTGTGTACGAAACAGTGGCAGGCCCGGTGACCGTGATCGTCGTGCCATCAGCGCTGGCGGCACCGGAAAGATGCAGGTCAGTGACCGAGTAAAGCCGGTCCTCGTCGTCGGTGACGGGTACGCGCTCGGCGATGCGGTGGACGGCGGGGGCGTCGGTGACGATGCGCTCGATGACCGTGAGCTGACCGTCCTGGGCAGTGGTGACGGTGACGTCGTCGGCGAGCATGTCCTCAGCTCGGCGGGGTGAAAGGGTTGTCGGACTGCGGCGGCGCCGGAGGTTGGACCGGCGGCGGCGCGTAGGCGGGCGGACTGTACTGCATCGGCGCGAGCCGGGCGTGGTCGCGGTTGCGGCGTTCGGCGAGCACCGCGGTGAGGAAGACCCACGGCGGCATCCCGTGCGGCAGCGGCACCCCGATCGCCGCCGAAACCTGCTGTGCCAGGCCGAAGCCGAGCGACGCGGCCGCTTCCGGGCGCAGTTCGTGGTAGCGGCCGAGGTACTGGCGGGAGGCCATGGCGAGGTCGTCGGTGAGCCCGCTGAGGTCGAAGTGCGCGGCCCAGGCTTCCAGGCCGGGCGGCACCACGAGGATCGCCTGCGCGGACTGCGGCACGCGTTCGCGGATCACCAGGGTGCCCGCGAGGTAGTCGCCGACGCGGCGGCCGTTCGACGACGTCAGCGACACGATCACGGCCACCGCGCCGAGGAAGCCGAGCGCCCAGAAATCGACGAAGAAGCCGGCGAGCGCGCGGGTCAGCGCGTGCCGGAAGCTGATCGGGCCGCCGTCGAGGCGCACCACACGCAGGCCGAGCGCGAGTTTGCCGAGCGAACGGCCGCGGCTGAGCGTTTCGAACAGCACCGGGTAGCCGATCACCACCAGCACGAACGTGGTCAGCATCAGCGCGATGGTGAGTGCCGAGTCGAACGACCCCGCGGTCAGCATCAGCGCGACGAGCACCAGCAGCAGCAACGCGGCCTGGACGAGGACGTCGAGCAGCATCGCGACCGCGCGGCTGGCGAGCTTCGCCACCCGCAGGTCGAGGACGACGGCCTCACCGGTGACGAGATCGGACTCTTCCTGCACGAGGCCAGCGTAGAGCGCCGACGCGGGGGTCGGTGCCACTATCCTGGCGGACGAGGGAGGTGGCCGGTGGACGTCGATGTGTTCGTCGCGGCGCACAGTGCCGAATGGAGCAGGCTCGGCGAGCTCGCCGGACGGCGCAGGCTGACCGGCCAGGAGGCGGACGAGCTGGTCACGCTGTATCAACGCGCCGCGACGCATCTGTCGATGATCCGCTCGACCGCGCCCGATCCGGCCCTGCTGGCGAGGCTGTCGGCCCTGGTCGCCCGAGGCCGTTCGGCGGTGGCCGGCTCGCACAGCCCGGCGTGGCGCGAGGTCGGCCTGTTCTTCACCCGGCGGTTTCCGGCCGCGGTGTACCTGAGCCGCCGCTGGTGGATCCCGGCGGCGCTGCTGTCAGTCGCGGTGATGGCGGTGCTGGGCGTGTGGATCGCCGGCGACCCGGACGTGCGCGCGTCGCTGGTGTCGCCGGACGAGGTGCACGCGATGACCGCACCGGGCGGCCAGTACGAGACGTACTACTCGACCGGACCGGCGGCGTCCTTCGCGGCGAAGGTGTGGACGAACAACGCGTGGGTGGCGGCGACGTGCCTGTTCCTCGGGGTCGCGCTGGGCTTGCCGGTGATCGCCGCGCTGTGGATGAACTCGCTGAACGCCGGGGTCGCGATCGGCCTGATGTCGTCTGCCGGACGCGGCGATGTCCTGCTGGGCCTGCTGCTGCCGCACGGCCTGCTGGAACTGACGGCGGTGTTCATCGCGGCCGGGACCGGACTGAAGCTCGGCTGGACCGTGGTGGACCCGGGACGTCGCTCGCGAAGCGCGGCCCTGGCCGAACAGGGCCGGTCGGTGGTGGTGATGGCGCTGGGGCTGGCGTGCGTGCTGCTGGTGTCCGGCGTGATCGAGGCATTCGTGACGCCGTCGGGCTGGCCGACGTGGCTGCGGATCGGGATTGGGGCGGTGGTGGAGCTGCTGTTCCTGACGTATGTGTTCACGCTGGGGCGGCGGGCTGCGCTGGACGGGGAGACCGGGGATGTCGACCAGCGGGCCGCTGGAGACGCCCTGCCCGAGGCTGGCTGACCCTCTGCCTGGCGAGAAGTCCGTGAGGGGAACCCTGAGGGAATCTGATTCCCTCAGGGTTCCCCTCACGGATCTACAACCGGCCTGCCGCCTTCAGGGCCAGGTAGCGGTCCGCGAGGGCAGGCGGCAACTCCTCCGGAACCGCGTCCACCACCCCGACCCCATGCCGGGTCAGCCAAGCCACCGACGACTCCCGGCCGGCCAATGCCCTCTCCGCCGCGGCAGCGTCATAAACCGCCTCCGCCGACCCCCGCGAGGCGGCCATCTCCGCCACCCTCGGGTCCGCCACCGAAGCCACCAGCACCTCATGCCGGGCCGTCAACGACCCCAGCACCGGGAACAAGCCCTCTTCCAACGGCGCTGGCTCCAGCCCCGTCAGCAACACCACCAAAGCCCGCCGCCGAGTCCGCCGCAGCACCTCCGCCACCATGCCCCGAGCGTCCGTCTCCACCAGCGACGGTTCGATCGTGGCGAGGGCGTTCACCAAAGACGGCGTCGAGGCATTCGGCACGGAAGCCTGCACCCGACGGTCATAAGCCACCAGATCGACCCGGTCGCCCGCCCGGGAAGCCAGCGCGGCCAGCAAAAGCGCCGCGTCCATCGCCGCATCCAAGCGCGGCGCGTCGCCGACCCGTCCGGCCGAGACGCGGCCGGTGTCCAGCACCAAAACGACCTGCCGGTCGCGTTCCGGACGCCACGTCCGCACCATCACGTCCGAAGCGCGGGCCGTCGCGCGCCAGTCGATCGAGCGGACGTCGTCGCCGATCACGTACTCGCGCAGGGAGTCGAATTCCGTTCCCTGGCCCCGGATCAGCACCGCATTGCGGCCGTCCAGCTGCTGCAACCGAGCCAGTCGCGAAGGCAGATGCTTGCGGCTGTGGAACGGCGGCAGCACCCGAACCGACCACGGGACCTCGTGCGAACCCTGCCGCGCGGCCAAGCCCAGCGGGCCTACCGCGCGCACCGTCACCCGGGCCGCGACGCGGTCGCCGCGGCGGGTCGGGAGCAGCGCGGTCGTCAGCGCACGCCGCTCGCCGGAAGGAACGACGAGAGCATGCCGGTCGTCGGCACCGGCGCTCGGCGGCCAGGCATCCCGCAGCGAGCCCCGGACGGTGCGCCCGCCGGGGTTCGTCACGGTCAGCGTGACCTCGGCGGGCTCCCCCAGCCGGACGGAAGTGGTGCCACTGCGCGAAAACCGCAGCGCACGCACACTCCCGGCCAGCACGAGATCCACGACGACCAGCACCAGCAGCACCGCGACCACGATCGCGACGCCGGTGCCGGACGGGAACAGCAGCCCGACCACCAGCGCCCCCAGGAGCGCCAGCAGCCCGAGCCGCCCGGTGACTGCCATTTAGCGCGGCACCGGCACGGAGGCCAGCACCCGGTCGAGGACGCCGTCCGCGGTCACGCCTTCGAGTTCGGCTTCGGGCCGCACGTCGAGGCGATGCCGCAGCGCCGGACGGGCGAGCGCCTTGACGTCGTCGGGCGTCGCGTAATCCCGGCCGGACAGCCAGGCCCACGCACGCGTCACGGCGAGCAAAGCCGTTGCGCCACGCGGGGAAACGCCGATGCGCACGGCCGGGAGTTCCCGGGTCGCGCGGCAGAGGTCGACGACGTAGCCGATCACTTCCGGCCCGACGGTCACCTTCGCGACCGCTTCCCGCGCGGCGGCGAGCTCCGCCGCACCAGCGACCGGACGCACGCCTGCCGCAGCGAGGTTCCGCGGGTCGAAACCCTGTGCGTGCCGCCAAAGAATGCCGATCTCGTCCTCACGCGACGGTGCCGGCATGGTCAGCTTCAACAGGAACCGGTCCAGCTGCGCCTCGGGCAGCGGATAGGTGCCCTCGTACTCCACCGGGTTCTGGGTCGCGATCACGACGAACGGATCCGGCAACGGCCGCGAGGTGCCGTCGATCGACACCTGCCGCTCCTCCATCGCCTCCAGCAGCGACGACTGAGTCTTCGGCGGCGTCCGGTTGATTTCGTCCGCCAGCAGCAGATTCGTGAAGACCGGGCCCTCGCGGAAGGAGAACTCGCCGCTGTGCGCGTCGTACACAATGGACCCGGTGACGTCACCCGGCATCAGGTCCGGCGTGAACTGCACCCGCGTCGTCTTCAGGTCCAGCGAAGCCGCCAAAGCCCGCACCAGCAAAGTTTTCGCGACGCCCGGCACGCCTTCCAGCAGCACGTGCCCCCGGCAGAGCAACGCGAGGATGAGCCCGGTGACGGCCGCGTCGTTGCCGACCACAGCCTTCCCGACCTCGGTGCGCAAGGCGATCAGAGCCGCCCGCGCGTCCTGCATCTGTTCGGTACTCAAGAACGCTCCACCTCTCGTTCCACCGCGTCCAGTTCGTCCGCCAGCCGCACCAGCGCCGCCTCGTCGGACGGCGACGGGCCGTACAGCACCGCCCCGACCTCGTTCGACGCCCGGCCGGTCCGCGCGCTCACCGTCTCCACCACCGCGGGCGGGCCGGCGTCGCGCGGCAATCCCAGTCTCTTCCGCAGCCGCGTCCTGGCTGCCTCGCGCAAGGTTTCCGCCGCGTGCCCGGTCGCGCCGCCCCGCCGGTACAGCCGGGCGCGGCCCTCCGCCGTTTCCGCCGACCGCACGACCACCGGCAGCGGCTCGCGCACCACCGGGCCGAGCCGCCGCGCCCGCCACAGTGCGAAAAGGACGATCGCGATTCCCGCGGTCAGCGCACCGTAGCGCCAGCCCGGCGGGATCAGGTCGACGAACGGCTTCTTGTCGCCAGCCAGCGCCGAGTCCTCTGTAGACGGTACGTACCAGGTCAGCTGCCGGTGATCGCCCAGCAGCCGCATGCTGAACGCGGCGTTGCCTTCCTTGGCGATCTGGTCGTTGGTGAACGCGTCCGCGGCGCCGAGCACAGTCACGGTGCCAGTCCGGTCGGCCAGCTGCACGAAACTCGGTTCGGCACCGTCGCGATAACAGGTGCGTGCTGTCTTGTCGTCGGTGCTGTAGTGCCGTCCGCCGAGCGTGACCGAACCGGCGCTGACCGCCGCGCCGACCGTGCAACCCGGTTGCAGCGTAAGGACTTCTCCCGCTCCCGCCGGGGAAACTGTCGGCGCGGTCATGCCCAGCGCGGTCGATCCGGGCGCGACGAGCACCAGGTGCGAAACCCGACGTCGCAGGTCAGCCAACCCGTTTGTCGGCACCAATTGCGGCGCGGTGATCAGCAGAGTTCCGCTGTCGGCCGCATCGCGCGCCTCAGCGAGCGTATGCACGGCACGGATCTGAACGCCTTGCTGCTCCAGCAAATGCGCGAGAGCGTGGCTGCCGCGCGGTTCGTAGGAACCAGGGTCGAATTCGCCGCTGGTCTGCTTTCCGAGGCTGAGGACCATGACTACCGCGACGATCACGATCAGCAGGAGAATCGCGAGCGGAACCCGGGCGCCACGCCAGATTCGGCGCAGATCCGGCGAAACAGCCGTGCTCATGCGTCCGCCAAAACCGGTCGCGCGCGCCGGACGCGTTCGTCCAATTCGGACAAAGTGCGGTAACCGGCTTCGGTGCCCGGCCGTCCGCCGTAGTGGACGTCGTCGAACTGCCGCGCGGCGGCCGTCAGCTCAACCGCCAGGTCCGGCAGGAACCTTCCGGCCTCGGCGACGGCTTCGTCCGCGGTCCGGCCGGAGCGGACATCGAGCAGCGCGCGCTCTTCCATCCCCCGCACGAGTGCGCGGAACCGGTCCCGCACCGCGTCGGCGAAATCGCCGCGAGCGGCGGCTTCCTCAGCGGCTTTCCGGTACTCGTCAGCGGTTCGCCGCCGCCCGCCGAACACCTCGCCGGACGTTTTCGCGGACCGGCCGACCTTGCCCACCCGCAGCCGCACGACCACGATCAGCACGATCACCAGCGCCAGCACGAGCACCAGGCCGAGCGGGCCGCCGGGCACCCCGGACAACGCGTTGAACAGCTCGGAAATCCGCTGTCCGAGCCAATGCCAGACCTGCTCGAGAAAGCCTGGCCGCGCGGCCGCGTAACCCGGGTCGGTCAGTTCCTGGGCCGCCCGCAGCCGGGCTGGGTCCCGGTCGATGTCGACCGGGACGTCGGCGAGAAAACCGATCACCACGCCTGCTGCGGCGGTTGCGGCGGCTGGATGCCCGCCGCCCTGGCCAGTTCGATGTCCATGCCCTCGCGGCGCATCCGCTGGTCGATGTAGAGCACCACGGTGACCAGCGCGGTGAACGGCATGATGATCGTCTCCGCGATTACGCTGCCCACCGATTGCAGCACCAGCCCGCCGGTCGTCACCTTCGGCAGGGTCGCCTGCGGGTTGAACAGGCCGCTGAACGCGCCGGAGCCGAAGCTGAACGGGACGCTGATGATCGCCGAGATGATCCAGCCGATCACGCCCGCCAGCAGCAGAATCCCGAACACCCGCCAGAACATGCCCGACACGAGCTGGCGCGACCGCGTGAACGCCTGCCCGATCGTTCCGCGTTCCAGCACCAGCGCGGGACCGGTGAGCGACCAGAACACATACGGCAGCACGGCGGGCAGCAGGCAGAACGCCGCGGCGACGATCGTGGCCAGCGTGTAAAGGATGGTGACCGCCAGCAGCGGCAGCAGGCGCGGAGCGGCTTCGCGCATCGCCGAGCCGAAGTCGACCGGACGGCCGAGCACCGCCTTGCCCATCACCACGGTGAGGAAGCCGGTGAGGAAAGTCTGCGCCAGCATGGAAATCACGAGCGTCGGCAGCAGCGCGGTGAGCGCGGAACCCAGCAGGCTGTACGCCGCGTCGAGCTGCTGTTGCTGCGTCGCGGCCGGGCCGAGCTGCGCGACCCGGTTGAAATCGGGCACCAGCCACAGCGACGCGACGAGGTTCAGCCCCGCCGAGATCACCGCGACGACCGCGGCCACCCCGAGGATCAGCAACGGGTACCGGCGGATCGCGGTGATCGCGCCGTCGAGGATGTCGCCGACGTTCAACGGGCGCAACGCGATCACGCCCGGTTTGCCCAGTCCGTGCGGGCTCCAGCCCTGACCGGGACGGCCGGGGCCGCCGCCGGGGTACTGCGGAAGCGGTTGCTGGCCCGGAGATTGCCACTGGCCGCCTGCCGGCGGCGGGGTCGCGCCGGGAGGCGGGAACGAGCCGGGCTGACCCGGGGTGGCGCCGGCCGGGTTCTCGCCGCCGGAAGAAGACACGCCAGACGGGGTCTCGCTGCCCGGCCGCGGGGATGCCGGATTCTCACCGGCAGAAGGCGAAGTGGCGTTTTGCCCGCTTGGCTGCGACGTCGGGCCAGCCGGGTTCGCGCCACCCGAAGGCGAAGCCCCACCAGCCGGGTTCTGCCCGCCTGGCTGCGAAGCCGCGCCAGCCGGACTCGCCCAGCCCGGCGGCGGCGTCGCGCCAGCGGCGTTTTCGCTGGCAGGCGACGAATCCGAGCCAGCCGGACCGTCCGAAGCGGCCTGCTTCTCCACGGACGAACCGGAGTTTTCGCTGGCGGACGACGAAATTCCGGCGCCGGCGCCGGACGGCGAGGACGAGGTGTCCGTTTCGCCGGTCTCCGGCGGGGTGGCGGCGGACGCGCCGGGATCGGGGCTCGCGAAGCCCCGGCTCGGCGTAGGCGTGTCGTCCCCCGGCCCGGGCGAACCGGGTGAATTTGTCATCGGAGCCCCTCGTCTGCACGGCCCTTGCGGTTGCTGCCGTCACTCTTCCAGAGCCGTCGACACCCGGCCAGACCTGGGGGGACGTCCGGGCGAGGAGCCAGTCCGGCGAAGTGCTGCGGCGGGCCGGGCGTCCCCCGATATGCTGAACGGCAAGCCGGGGTACGCCCGGCCCGCGCCGAGACCCACCGGGACTGCCCTGATGACGCAACCGCCCTACGGCCAGGTGCCGCCACGCGGGACCGTTCAACCGCCGCCGGTGCCGGGTCAAGGACCGGTGCCGCCGGGCCAGTACCCGGGCCAGGCGCAAGGTCCGTACCAGGCACCGCCGGGACAAGGGCCGTACCAGGGACAGCAGCCGCCGTATCAGGGCCCGCCTCCGCAGGGGCCGCCGTGGCAGCAGCCGCCGCCGTCCTATCCGGTGCCGCCGCGCAAACCGACCGGTCTGATCGTGGGCCTGTGCCTCGGCGCGGTCGCGGTGCTGGCGCTGGGCGTCGTGGCGATCGTGTCGCTGAACCGCGGGTCGGGTCCGAGCAACGCGGGCTACCAGGCCGCGCCGCCCGCGCCGACGTCCTCCACCGAACTGCCGCCCACCAGCGGCTCGTCCACCGCTTCGAGCGCGCCGACCAGTTCGTCGGAAAGCCCGAGCACCTCCGCCAGCGCGGGCCCGCACAAGATCCTCCAGCTCGCTGATCACCCGATCCTGCAGGACCGCAACGCCGGCCTCCAGAACCTCGTCTGCAACCTCCCGCAGTGGACCAGCACGCAGGACGGCGCGGAAGCGTTCTTCACCGCGGCGAGCAAATGCCTCGACGCGGCGTGGGGCCCGTTCCTCGAGTCCTACAACCTGCCGTTCACGCCGCCCGCGCTGCACTTCCCGACCGGACCGAGCTTCGACACCGAATGCGGCACCATCCAGGTCGGCATCGCCACCGCGGCGTACTACTGCGAGAACAACCTGTACGTCCCGTTCAAGGGCCTGCAGACCGACCAGTACGGCAACAATCCCGGCGTCTACCTGGCATTGTTCGCCCACGAGTACGGCCACCACGTGCAGGAAGTCGCGGGCATCATGGACGCCGCGTGGCAGAAGATCTACGCGGCCGGGCAGAACAGCCCCGAGGGCCTCGACATGTCGCGCCGCAAGGAACTGCAGGCGCAGTGCTTCTCCGGAATGTTCCTGGGCGCGCACGTCGACCGCGGCGGCACGATCACCCGCGACATGTACAACAAGGCCTGGAACGACCAGGAAACCCGCGGCGACAACACTTCCCGCAGCCACGACCACGGCACCAACGCGCACTACGCGCAGTGGTGGCGCGCCGGGGCGAAGGACAACCGGATCGCGGACTGCAACACCTTCGCGGCCTCTGCTTCGGACGTCAGCTGACCTAGTTGGCACTGCGTCCGTAGTGGTCCGCGGCTGGTGGCCGCATCCGACGCAATCCCGGCACTACGGATGTAGTGGCTCACTGAGGGCGACTGCCTCCGGCGCACTTTTGCCACTACGGATGTAGTGGTTCGTTGATCGCGGATGAGCCCCTGCGAGTGGTGGCGCTGCGGGTGTAGTGGTTTGCTCAGAGCGCCGTCCGCACTTCACGCGGTCGTCAGCCGGGAGCGTCAGCTGAGCAGCGCGAGCTTGCCCGAACCGCGGATCACCAGGTAGGCGTACATTCCGCCGCAGAAGCAGGCAAACACCAGCAACGCCAGGGCGATCGGCGCGCGCAGGTCCTGCGAACCGGCCGAGGTGTCCGGAGTGGTGACTGAGACGACGCCGCTGTCCGGGGCGTCGTCCGGGACCAGCACCTGGAGATGTTCGTCCTTGCCGTGCCCGCAGCTGTCGAGCGTGCCCAGGCGCGGTTTGCCGCCGAGCTGGAACGAGACCGATTCGGCAGCCCCGGGAACGGAGCAGTCGACGGCCTTGGTGATCTGGGCGTCCACCGGCGCACCGGGGGACTTCGCGTGGATGCCGAGCAGCCCCGGACCGGCGAGCCACGTCAAGACCACGACGAGCACCCCGGTCGCGATCGGGATGCCCACCTGCAGCCACCGCTTGACGGGGCTCTTATGCGGGGGGTCGGAAACCTGCACGACGCCATGCTTCCAGATGCCGGGGGCAAAACCCAGTGAGGTGCCCGCGCACGGGGGACCCCGCCCAAACCGCGTGCGCCTCCTCACTCGTCGCCGAGCCCGGCGCCCGATGCCCGAGGTGCGTGAGGGGAACCCTGAGGGAATCTGATTCCCTCAGGGTTCCCCTCACGCACCTTCGCAGCTACACAACCAGCCGCACAGCGCCCGGCTCAGCGTTCGATGTGATCGACCTGCGTGACCTTCTTGACGTACAGCAGCCGGTCCCCCGGCTCCAGCGCGTCCGCCTGCGGAGCGTCAACCCGGTAAAGCACCCCGTCGCGCACCACGCCGAGCACGATGTCCGGCAGGTGCCGCGGCGAGCCGCCTTCCTCGCTCGGTTCGATGGCGCGTTCGGCGATCGCCAGTCCGGATTCCGGGGTCAGCAGGTCCTCGACCATGTCCACTACAAGCGGAGTGGACGTCGCCATCCCGAGCAGCCGCCCGGCTGTTTCACTCGACACCACGACCTGGTTCGCCCCGGACTGCTTCAGCAGGTGCACGTTCTCCGCCTCGCGCACCGAAGCCACGATGTGCGCCTTCGGGGCCAGCTCGCGCGCGGTGAGGGTGACCAGCACGGCCGTGTCGTCGCGGTTCGGCGCGACCACTACGGCCCGCGCGTGCTGCACGCCCGCGACGCGCAGGACGTCCGCCCTGGTCGCCGATCCGTGCACGGTGACAAGCCCGAGCGCGCTCGCCGCGTCCAGCGCCTGCTGGTCGGTGTCGACGACCACGACGCGGTTGGCCTGCACCTCCTCGTCGCCGAGCAGCGCGTTGACCGCCGAGCGGCCCTTCGTGCCGAAACCGACGACGACGGTGTGGTCACGCACCTTCGTCCTCCACTTCTGGATTTTGAACGCCTGCCGGGAGCGCTCGGTGAGCACTTCCAGGGTGGTCCCGACGAGGACGATGAGGAAGAGCACCCGCAGCGGCGTGATCACGATGACGTTCACCAGCCGCGCGGACGCGGTGGCCGGGGCGATGTCGCCGTAGCCGGTGGTCGAGAGGGAAACTGTCGCGTAATAAAGCGAGTCGAGAAGCGAGAGGCCGTCGCCGTTGGCGTCGCGGTAGCCGTCCCGGTCGAGGTAGACGATCAGCACCGTGGCGAGCAGCGCCAGCAGCGCGCCGATGATCCGCTTGACGATCGCCCGCATCGGGCTGACGGTCAGCTCCGGCATCCGGATCACGCCGACTAGCTCGTGGTCGGGCCGGTCGTTCAACCGGACGTTCAGGGGCAGCCGTTTCAAGGCCTTCATGCACCGGCCCCCAACGCGCGTTCGGCGTCACTCACAGCCGGGAGGATAACCCAATCGGAGCACCCGCACACCCGTCACGGCGATCATGCTGTGGCAGGCTTGCCGCATGCCCGAACCTCGCGCGTCGCAACGTCCGGCCCATTTTCTCGCCGCTCTCCTGGCCGGGGCGGGCGTCCTGCACTTCGCCCGGCCGAAGCAGTTCGACGCGCTGGTCCCGAAAGAGTTGCCCGGTGACCGGCGCACGTGGACCTACGCCTCGGGCGTCGCCGAGTTGACCGTCGCCGCCGGGATCGCGCTGCCGCGCACGCGCCGGCTGGGCGGATTGGCGGCGGCGCTGCTGTTCGTCGGGGTGTTCCCGGGGAACGTGAAAATGGCGCTGGACTATCAGCGACGCGGCCGTCCGGCGCGGGATCGCGCGGTGGCGTGGCTGCGGTTGCCGATGCAGTGGCCGTTGGTGAACTGGGCGTTGACCGTGCGCGATCGGGCCTAGCTCTTACTCGCGGGGAACGTTGCGCAGCAAGGCACGCAGGCCTTCCGCGTCCAGCAGGTCGGCCGGGCGCAGCGTGTGTCCAGGTCGGACATAGTGGAAGGCCGCGCGCACCCGTTCTACCGGGACTTTCTTCAGCGCCGCCCAGGCCAATCGGTACGCGCCGAGCTGAACAGCCAATGCTGGCAACCGCTCTTCGGACGGGACCGAGCCCGTCTTCCAGTCCACGACGGTCCAGCCGCCGTCGGGATCCGCGTACACGGCGTCCATCCGGCCGCGCAGCGTGATGCCTTCGACGTCCGCGGAGAACGGCACCTCCACGGCCACCGGGACGCGGTCGGACCATTCGCTGTTCTCGAAAGCTTCTTGCAGGGCTTCGAAATCGGTGTCCGGAGCCTCGCCGACGTCGGCCGCGCCGGGGAGGTCGTCGATCTCCAGCAGCCGGTCGCCGGAGAAGCGTTGCTCCAGCCAGCTGTGGAACGCCGTGCCGCGACGGGCGAAGGTGTTGGGCGGCAACGGAAGCGGTCGACGCAAGCGTTGCGCGAGAGCGTCTGCATCGGACGCCAGGTCCACCAGCTGACTCACGCTCAGCTGCGCTGGCAATGCGACGCGATCCACTGTGGACTGTGAGCGGGCGCGTTCGGCGAGGAGAACGTCGGTGTCGGCGCCCCAGCCGTCCGGGTCTTCCGGGTCGATGACGTCTTCGTCGTCCTCGAAGTCGTCTGGCAGATATTCGTCTTCGTCCTCGGGTTCGGGCGGCAGCGGGATTTCGTCGTCGTCGGCTGCCGGGAGAGGCTCGGTTTCCGGTTCGGGTTCTGCCTTGGGTTCCGGCTCCGGTTCTTCTTCCAGGGCAGCCATTTCCGCCCGCAGCAGATCCACCCCGGTGGCCACGCCGGACCGCCGGTCGCCCAGCGGATCCACCGGCCACTTCGCCGTCCGCGAGTCCGCGACCAGCGGGTTCTCCTCGTCCTCCGCCGGTTCGTCGGCCCAGACGTCCACCACGCCCAGCGGCGGGTCGGCCTCGCCCATCACCTCGGCGATCTCGGACAGGAAGATCGACGGCCCTTTGGCGCGGGTGCTGCTTTCATTCCACCAATGCCCGGAAACGAGCAGCGCGCGTTCGGAACGGGTCAGCGCGACGTAACACAGCCGTCGCTCCTCGTCGGCTTCGCGCGCGACGAACCCTTCCTCGTGCAGTTCCAGTGCTTCTTGCACTTCCTTGCGGTCGTAGCCTTCTGCGATCTGCAGCTTCGGCAGGTCCGCCGAGTCACCGCGCAAATGCGCGGGCAGCGCGGTAGAAGTGCGCAACCACGACGACGAACGACGCTTGCCCGGAAACACCTCAGCGACCAGGTGCGGGACAGCCACCACTTCCCATTCCAGCCCCTTGGCCGAATGCACGGTGAGCACCTGCACCCGGTCCGGAACCACCTGCACTTCACCAGGTGTGAGGCCGTCTTCCGCGTGCGCTGCAGTGTTCAGGTAGTCCACAAAGGACAACAGAGTCGCGGTCGGCGCGGTTTCCGCGTAATCCGTAACGACTTCGGCGAACGCGTCCAGATGCGCGCGGCCAGCCGAACCTGGACGGGCGAGCGATTCGACGTCAAGCAGCATCGTGCGTTCGACGTCCGCCACCAATTCCGGCAGCGATTGATCCAGCCGACGTCGCAGCGCCGTCAATTCCGCGCCTAGGCGGCGAATCCGGCGGTACCCCTC
Encoded here:
- a CDS encoding AAA family ATPase, which encodes MQDARAALIALRTEVGKAVVGNDAAVTGLILALLCRGHVLLEGVPGVAKTLLVRALAASLDLKTTRVQFTPDLMPGDVTGSIVYDAHSGEFSFREGPVFTNLLLADEINRTPPKTQSSLLEAMEERQVSIDGTSRPLPDPFVVIATQNPVEYEGTYPLPEAQLDRFLLKLTMPAPSREDEIGILWRHAQGFDPRNLAAAGVRPVAGAAELAAAREAVAKVTVGPEVIGYVVDLCRATRELPAVRIGVSPRGATALLAVTRAWAWLSGRDYATPDDVKALARPALRHRLDVRPEAELEGVTADGVLDRVLASVPVPR
- a CDS encoding DUF4350 domain-containing protein, translated to MSTAVSPDLRRIWRGARVPLAILLLIVIVAVVMVLSLGKQTSGEFDPGSYEPRGSHALAHLLEQQGVQIRAVHTLAEARDAADSGTLLITAPQLVPTNGLADLRRRVSHLVLVAPGSTALGMTAPTVSPAGAGEVLTLQPGCTVGAAVSAGSVTLGGRHYSTDDKTARTCYRDGAEPSFVQLADRTGTVTVLGAADAFTNDQIAKEGNAAFSMRLLGDHRQLTWYVPSTEDSALAGDKKPFVDLIPPGWRYGALTAGIAIVLFALWRARRLGPVVREPLPVVVRSAETAEGRARLYRRGGATGHAAETLREAARTRLRKRLGLPRDAGPPAVVETVSARTGRASNEVGAVLYGPSPSDEAALVRLADELDAVEREVERS
- a CDS encoding DUF4129 domain-containing protein, which codes for MVIGFLADVPVDIDRDPARLRAAQELTDPGYAAARPGFLEQVWHWLGQRISELFNALSGVPGGPLGLVLVLALVIVLIVVVRLRVGKVGRSAKTSGEVFGGRRRTADEYRKAAEEAAARGDFADAVRDRFRALVRGMEERALLDVRSGRTADEAVAEAGRFLPDLAVELTAAARQFDDVHYGGRPGTEAGYRTLSELDERVRRARPVLADA
- a CDS encoding stage II sporulation protein M — its product is MDVDVFVAAHSAEWSRLGELAGRRRLTGQEADELVTLYQRAATHLSMIRSTAPDPALLARLSALVARGRSAVAGSHSPAWREVGLFFTRRFPAAVYLSRRWWIPAALLSVAVMAVLGVWIAGDPDVRASLVSPDEVHAMTAPGGQYETYYSTGPAASFAAKVWTNNAWVAATCLFLGVALGLPVIAALWMNSLNAGVAIGLMSSAGRGDVLLGLLLPHGLLELTAVFIAAGTGLKLGWTVVDPGRRSRSAALAEQGRSVVVMALGLACVLLVSGVIEAFVTPSGWPTWLRIGIGAVVELLFLTYVFTLGRRAALDGETGDVDQRAAGDALPEAG
- a CDS encoding neutral zinc metallopeptidase codes for the protein MTQPPYGQVPPRGTVQPPPVPGQGPVPPGQYPGQAQGPYQAPPGQGPYQGQQPPYQGPPPQGPPWQQPPPSYPVPPRKPTGLIVGLCLGAVAVLALGVVAIVSLNRGSGPSNAGYQAAPPAPTSSTELPPTSGSSTASSAPTSSSESPSTSASAGPHKILQLADHPILQDRNAGLQNLVCNLPQWTSTQDGAEAFFTAASKCLDAAWGPFLESYNLPFTPPALHFPTGPSFDTECGTIQVGIATAAYYCENNLYVPFKGLQTDQYGNNPGVYLALFAHEYGHHVQEVAGIMDAAWQKIYAAGQNSPEGLDMSRRKELQAQCFSGMFLGAHVDRGGTITRDMYNKAWNDQETRGDNTSRSHDHGTNAHYAQWWRAGAKDNRIADCNTFAASASDVS
- a CDS encoding DUF58 domain-containing protein; this encodes MAVTGRLGLLALLGALVVGLLFPSGTGVAIVVAVLLVLVVVDLVLAGSVRALRFSRSGTTSVRLGEPAEVTLTVTNPGGRTVRGSLRDAWPPSAGADDRHALVVPSGERRALTTALLPTRRGDRVAARVTVRAVGPLGLAARQGSHEVPWSVRVLPPFHSRKHLPSRLARLQQLDGRNAVLIRGQGTEFDSLREYVIGDDVRSIDWRATARASDVMVRTWRPERDRQVVLVLDTGRVSAGRVGDAPRLDAAMDAALLLAALASRAGDRVDLVAYDRRVQASVPNASTPSLVNALATIEPSLVETDARGMVAEVLRRTRRRALVVLLTGLEPAPLEEGLFPVLGSLTARHEVLVASVADPRVAEMAASRGSAEAVYDAAAAERALAGRESSVAWLTRHGVGVVDAVPEELPPALADRYLALKAAGRL
- a CDS encoding RDD family protein → MQEESDLVTGEAVVLDLRVAKLASRAVAMLLDVLVQAALLLLVLVALMLTAGSFDSALTIALMLTTFVLVVIGYPVLFETLSRGRSLGKLALGLRVVRLDGGPISFRHALTRALAGFFVDFWALGFLGAVAVIVSLTSSNGRRVGDYLAGTLVIRERVPQSAQAILVVPPGLEAWAAHFDLSGLTDDLAMASRQYLGRYHELRPEAAASLGFGLAQQVSAAIGVPLPHGMPPWVFLTAVLAERRNRDHARLAPMQYSPPAYAPPPVQPPAPPQSDNPFTPPS